One Deltaproteobacteria bacterium genomic window, TGACGGACAAGAACTCGTCGATTTTGTCATGTCCTGGGGGCCCATGATTCTGGGCTACGGCCACCCTGATGTCGTGGACCTTGTGCAGGCTACCCTCATGGATGGCACCAGTTTTGGCGCGCCCTGCGAACTGGAGGTTCTCCTTGCCGAGGAAATTGTCTCGGCCGTGCCCAGTGTCGAAATGGTCCGCATGGTCAATTCAGGGACCGAGGCGACCATGAGCGCCCTCCGTCTCGCCCGGGCCGCCACCGGCCGGACCGGAGTCCTCAAATTCGTCGGAGCCTACCACGGCCACAGCGACCCGTTCATGGCCAGCGCCGGCTCCGGAGTGGCCACCCAGTGCATCCCAGGAACTCCAGGAGTTCCTGCCGAAGTGGTCCGGCACACCCTGCTCGCTCCCTACAATGATATTGGAGCGGTCCAAACAATTTTCGACACCCATGGGAACGATCTGGCCGCGGTCATCGTCGAGCCCGTGGCCGGCAACATGGGCTGCGTGCTCCCGGTGAACGGATTTCTCGAGGAGTTGCGAACACTTTGCTCCAAAAACGGAACTCTGCTCATCTTCGACGAGGTCATCACCGGATTTCGGGTCGCCTATGGCGGGGCCCAGGAGCGG contains:
- a CDS encoding aminotransferase class III-fold pyridoxal phosphate-dependent enzyme is translated as MTHSTHRSTELFSRALKVIPGGVNSPVRSCRSAGQDPLFIQKAIDARIFTADGQELVDFVMSWGPMILGYGHPDVVDLVQATLMDGTSFGAPCELEVLLAEEIVSAVPSVEMVRMVNSGTEATMSALRLARAATGRTGVLKFVGAYHGHSDPFMASAGSGVATQCIPGTPGVPAEVVRHTLLAPYNDIGAVQTIFDTHGNDLAAVIVEPVAGNMGCVLPVNGFLEELRTLCSKNGTLLIFDEVITGFRVAYGGAQERFGIDPDLTCLGKIIGGGLPVGAYGGKREFMSQIAP